From the Camelus bactrianus isolate YW-2024 breed Bactrian camel chromosome 4, ASM4877302v1, whole genome shotgun sequence genome, the window aaaataaaactttatagcagcatttttgttgtttttttcctcaagGGAATTTCACGCAAATAGGACATTTGAATAGGACAAACTattactcaaaggaaaaaaaaaaaaccaactccaAAGCTCTTAACTAAGTTGGCAACAATAATTCAAAGACACAGAGCTAAACAGAGTTGGACCTGTATGCAATTACAGGTTTCCCACATATTCCTGTGGAACCTTTCATAAGCCGAAATGGGGTAGAGTGAGAAGCAATTACCTTTTTTcgtaaaagcaaaaatcctctttggatttctttcagtTAGTGAAGACAGGTACTGACATAGGTCTTTTGTATAAGTGAAGTGGCATAAAGGAAACTGGAAAAGTGGGAGATACCTGTAACACAAAACCTCCTAGTGGGATGAAACACCATTAACAAAATTTAAGTCCCGCCATCTTTTGGCAATGCAATGagagaaattaacataaaaatattttggaaaggtTCACGGTCACATTTAGAACTACAGAGAAAACTTTCAACCCTAGAAAGCAAAACCTCTCCATTTGGGAGATTTCATTAGTTGCTTGGATAATGACCATCCCAACAGGTGCTCAGTTTCAAAACAAACACAACTTATCAcgaaaagcctacaaataatcaTCTGTTTTTCATCTCTATTCTGTCCCTCTGTCCTACCACGGATATGCTTAAGTGAACAAAAACTGCCTTTGCAACTCCTCCTAAGAGCAGAGAAGCAAGAAATGGAGTAATAGAAGTAAGCCTGAGAATTCATGGGACTCTAAGAGTCTTTTCTCTGGCTGGTCATGGCCACTTATGTTTAGACACAGAAGACTTCTGGAAAAAAGAATCATATCTTGTCTGTTAGTTTCCTTGTCAAAAGCCATCAACTAGACAGCTATTAATCTGGCAATTAGCCTAAAGTTCTcagataatgattttttaaaaatagaaacaaacccaaaaaaacccttaaaatttCCTACTGAAACCTTTTATTCTGCATTTGTTGGTGCTTAAGGAAAACAGCTTTGCCCATAATTCATTGTGCCCTGAACTTACGACACCAACTTGTACTTGGCCAATTAGGAACGATGCCAAACTGCATTCTTTTTAGGTCTATTCAGTTGATAAATGGCACTCAACTAATTTCTTTCATATAATCTTTAACAGGAATTCATAAGTCGCATTAATTATGCCCCAAGAGATGAGGGACCGATGGTAATTCAGATGGGCACCTCTGAAAAGATTTGTCAATTTCCTGTCCCTTTCGAGCCAGATTTTTTGGAAAACCTTGGGGAAAGACTGAAATTCTCCACCAATCTGAGACTGCATGCGAGTTTTTACAACATTAACTGGAAAAAACAAGATTCCCAACATGGCACCCAAAAGGCCTCCGCAGATAAAATCATTGACCAAATGAGCACTGTGAGTTGTCGCCGTGGGCAGGTGCTCCTTGATGGGACCTCGAAGGCCAAAAAAAAGGACATTGCTGAATCCGTTACGGAAAAGAATGGGCACCAAGCCTCGATAATACTCTCTAATTCCATGGCATTTCAGTGCCTTGAAAGCCTGGTAAGTGTTTGTAAATTTGTCATGATGCTTGTGGTCTTGAAGCAATGTCTGAACTCTTTCCAATGGAGTGAAGATTGCTTCTGTTGTCCCTGCGAGTGCTGCTGCCATGCTACGGGTTGCAAACTCCGGGGTACTGACATGCTTACGGAGAAGGCAAGATAAGTCCTCATAAAGACCAAACATAAGTGCCAGTGTGGTTGTCTTCTGCATTAATGGGGGAAGGATTCCGCGATACAAGTTTCGAAATCCATCCCTCCTCAACTGAAGTACAGCATCCCGGGTTTTGATGCCATACAGCTGTTGCCTAAAGAGGACCTTCTGAATGGGAAACGTGATGGCTACATTGTTGAAAGCTGCACAGCAGCCACACAAGTAATGCTTCACTTCACTAACATTGGCAATATGAGGTGATATATCTTGTTTTGAAGATGCTAGGATGGGCGGCCTCTTTTCATGAGCTTCTGAATCCATCATGTTGCTTAAGATCTTTCTTCTTCATGAAGGATGTTTTTTTAACCTACAAATGATAAAATGACAATAAGTAAACCTTTATATACTGTACTAAACacatgaaacttcctcctaatcCTTTCTCCAATTTCTGGACTTTACTGCATTTTCCCTTTTAGGTTAGATCAATAgttcttaaaagtatttttaatgtcCCTGAGGCCCTTTCAGGGATCTAGGAGGCCCTCTCTTCTCCAGTTACATACCTATGTGAGGCTGGATTTTCTGCatatacttcaaccaaaacaatTTATCACAACAGACCAAGTGCAGAAGCACATATGAGACTTCACTTATCTTTTAAGTTAGACATTAAAGAGACTtacaaaactgtaaaacacacttctcattaattttttttttggaaaatactttCCATGAAATtgttatgttaacatgtaatgggtttatcattgttattttaaagtaaattaataaatatttaaaacttttattttaatttctaagacCATGCATATTAATCCATACAAATAAAGGCTCCTGGGGCccacaaaaaattttaagtgtaaaggAAGCAGTCCTGAAACCAaacaatttgagaaccactggactagTTCATACGTAATGCCTACAATTACATAATGGTATACACTATTATCCTTCTGAAACAGATTCAAAGTCCTTCCACGAGAAATAAAATAGCAAGACATGCATTCCATCATTCTGTTCACTAACTCTTAGTGTCTCCTCTGAACTAGGCCCTCTGCTAAGTGCTAGAGAGTCAAAAACGAGCAACTGCAATCTAACAGAAGACGCTGCCAAGGCAAACAATCACCTCACAGTGTAAAACCATTTGTGATAAATAAGCACTGTGGGCACACAGGAAGGGACACTGAGCCTGCACTCTGGCAGGTGGAGGCTGGGAGGACAGGGTCGAGGAAGGCCCGCAGGTATGTACTATACATTATATTTTCACATACTTCATTCTCAAAACAACTCCATAACATAAACATTATTTTCccagttttacaaatgaaaaaaacccaTACTCTCCTTTGTCCAAGGTACAGTTAGTAACTGGTGGAGCTGGCATCTTGAAATGAAGTCTGATTTCAGAGTTCATGCTCCTGCTGTCACACCACAGATGGCACTGACTTTGAGAGGCTGCCCTGAGACAAAGGGTGGCTGTACCAGACCGTGCTGAAAAAGATTTGAGCTTAGCCCACTGAGTGGAACGAGGGCAATGTCCTACCCCTAGACTACATCTGCTTTCTAAACTGCCAGTCATCTAAGTATGACTTTCCCCAAAAGGATCCAAATAGTCAGATCATCCAGAACAATTCCCACATCCTAGAAATAGGCCAAGAAAGTACCTTTATTTGGGGAATATatggtaattttttattatattttagacATATCaggctaaatatttttaaattgatcttATTCCTCAACAGTAAGAAGCTACatttaagaacaacaacaaaaaaattaaataacttgatttaaaaatgagcaaatgcctcaaacagacatttctccaaagtagATATACAAAATGCCAACAGGCATGtaaaaagatggtcaacatcacttattatcacagaaatgcaaatcaaagccacaatgaggtatcacctcatacccaCTGGGACAGCTACCATTTAAAAagcccagaaaataacaagtgttagtggGGATGCTAAACAGTGCAACCATTATGGATAACAGTATGGCgattcttcaaaaatgaaaaatagaactaccatatgatccatcaatcccatttCTAGGTATATAACCAAAAGAACTGAATGCAGGATCTCCAGAGATACCTGCacatccatgttcacagcagaactattcacaaatagccaaaaggtggaagcaacccaagtgtccactaatgaatgaacagataaacaaaacagagtatatacatacaatggaatattacgtgaccttaaaaaggaaggaaatcttatcacatgctacaacatggatgaaccttgaggacaagTGAAATAAGCAAGTCACAGCAGGACAGATACTGTgcaattccacttatatgaggtacttaaAGCAGTGAAattcacagacagaaagtagaatgatggttaccAAGGGCTAGGGGAGGTGGAAACAgaattactgtttaatgggtatagtttCAATCCTGTcagatgaaaaatttctggagatctgttttataacaatgtaaatacatttaaactttattgaactatatacttaaaattggttaagatgataaatcttaagatctttttaaaaacacacacacatacacacaaaaagacTATATGTAAGGGTTTcaattataaataagtaaaaaaaaaaaaaaaaaagtcagataaacCATCTAGGTCTTTAACCTAagacaaaaagtaaacaaaccaagttccttctgtttctttcctccccATACCACACATGCTGCTGTGAACCGTTAAGCACTCAGGACAAAATACGTGAAGGAGAAATGTCATCACTGTGAAGGTGAAGCAGAGTGAAGCacagaaaagaatcagaaagcATCGGTCCTTGCAAAGCTCGTATGTGCAGGAGCCACAGGTCTGTAACATAAAATATGGAACATGTACATACATGACCATAACTTTCCTTCTAGAAATACAGTCAAGGGAAATAATTAACAAAAGACTACACAAAAACTCAACTACAGGACAACTACAATAATGCTCTTAACAGAAATACTTAGTAAAAATTAAATGCTTAACAGTAAAGGACCTGCTGCCTAAATGGAGATGTATCCACCTGATGGGATATCATATGGGTATTAAAAATAAGAGTATTTAAGGTTCAGTAtactaattttgaatttttaatggtGTTAATGAAGTTTTAGATAGCAGTGAGTCATTTTTTTTGATCAATAAagtgttacagaaaaaaaaattaagaatacttTTATTGACATGGCACAATCCTGTTTCTatcaatatacatacaaaaagcCAAAGTGAGcagtttatattttctaattttataataatgccattatttccttttctacATTTTTCAACTTGAATTTTCTCAATCTACTGAACTCTGCATTCAGAAGTTGGAGACAGTCACAGTAATGAAGGTCTCACCCAGACAACAAAAGGCCAACAGTGACAGGGTGAGACCAAGTTCCTAAGTGACTGAAGGCAAATTGCTATACCTCCCTGAGACTGTTTCCACACTCACAACCGGCCAATGCCACCCAACCTGCAGGCTGGAGTGGAAGTCAGCTGAAGAGTATGGTGCATCAGGCCCCAGCACCGCGCTGGGGACACGCTGAGCACTGCAGAGTCCACTCAGCATGTGTCAGCCTACGCAgctgtttccttcctccctgatttcttttaaataaaaatgtttttgtatttgctTCTTTGAGACTCACAGGATGGCACTGTCAAGAAGACTTTCATTTACTTTCGTTGGGGATTTCTTCTTCTTTGCCTGCTCTTACACTGGCCCGTCAGTATACTAAGAGATTTTTAATTCGACCAACTTACTCAGCTCCTCTAGAGTTTCAGGCACTCCCCTAGGTGTCAGAGAGTAGAGATAAATAAGGACCCTCACCTCACTGGAGATAAGACAAGCAAATCGTTAGACTAGAGAGTGATAAATGCAGCCACAGAAATGGGTACGAGGCCTCACAGAGGTAGGGGTCATTAACTAGCTGTCTGGAGGGAATGACAGGGCAGGCTACGGGCAGGGCTCTGAAAGCCGAGTAGGACTCGGATGTACCTAAAGGTGAAGCACATTTTAGCCAAAGGCAGCACAGGCTAAGGTGCTGGCCCTGTGTCAatgcagcagcagcatcacacTCATGAGGAGTGTGTCCTGCTGGAGCTTAATGGGAGACAGATGGGTGGGAGGCAAGGATGGAGAAGCAGGCTAGGACTGGCATCTGAGACCCTCAGGATAATCCCAAGACCCTCTGAAGCTACTATatactattttttccctttttcacgTGTACAATTGGAAACAAACTATTTTCAACTTAAGCATGTTACACCAAGGTCCCTGTATGCCCTTTTCCCAGAAGACAGACTATATTAAGAAAATGTAACATCTACACACTTTGGCCCAAAGCCTCTCTGTCTGCAGCTGGAGCGGACTTGTTACCACATTTCTATTAGAAAAGACAAATGTACTCTCAGTTGAGAAGAATCATGACTGGAAATCACTGCAGGACCAAAGCCTGCCCTCCAGAAGGTAATCAAAGGGGTCAGGAAACTCTTCTCCTCGTTGCCACCTGCTCACACCTATAGAGCTAGACGATACCAAGGCTCCAATCATTCACTGCCCACCCCTATGACCAGGGCAGCCACACCACCCTGGGGGCCATAATGCTTCGTTCACTTGAAGAGACCTCACCTttggcagaggctggaggagcaggACTTACATCTGAATGCTGCTTAGCACTACCATGATGGGGAATAAAGGGCCAgtaaaaagtgtcccctgccatTCTGAAAATTTGCTCCACTGCAATTTAAATAACCAAAGGAAAGGCCTGATTCACAGAGAGGAATTATTCCTAATTTTGTCAGGGACTAAAGCAGTTAGATTAGGAAGTCACTGGTGTGCTTGACCAAGAGGCCAGATTCCTTGGAGTTGGACTGCTTGCAGatccaaaaaaacaacaaatgacTCACTTAAAcaaaaattcacaaaagaaatgtatattactttgttcagaaaagaaacttacatattaaaatacacattttttaaaaagacatgcatttttttttaaaagaaaaatacaattaaacCAATTAAATATGCACACATCCTCTCCTCTAGGCTTGCCGCCCCAGCCCGGGTCCTCTTCATCTCCTGTCTGACCAGTGCCAAAGCCTCTTTACTAGTCAGCCTGACTCAAGtcacactccactccatcctcacCAACCTacccaccatttaaaaaatacacaagaagaaactgacacaacactgtgaactgacaatacctcaaaaaaaaacataaaaagaacacACTATTTAGTGAAAAAGCAAGGTGTACAACAGTGCAGATACCCCAATGTTTTGAATGGTTACACAGTAGTCTATCAAACGCATGTACTGTATGTAATTTATTCTATCTCCTATTTATggttgctgttttttgttttggtttgttttttttttcttttttctcttttaaacaataTTGCAATGGGCAACTTTGCATCTACACCTGGTGAACTCTCACAAGTTTATCCGTAGGGTAAATCTTTAGAATGGACAGCTGGCTCAAACAGCAATATACTTTAATTCAATAGCTACTCCACACTGCCCCCAGAAAACTGACTACAATTTACCAGTGTTCCCCTACCATTTCCAGCATCAGGTATTAAACTGTAATTTCCACCAATCTGATGggtgaagaaaaaagaatcttgttttgtcatttaatattttttaaatcaaattcagcatttaaaaaattttattgaccaTCTGCGTTTCTTTTACTGTAAATTTTCAGGTTACCCATTTTTCTACAGgcactcatttttttcttgatttgtaAAATGTCATTATATATGAAGAACACCAATCCTAATTGTATTAATCCAATTATGGCAAATACTTTCCCCACTTTGTCTGCATCATTTTTTGTGATCCTGAAGGTTCTTAACATGGATATTAAATCTATCGATCTTGGCTTCTAGGTTTTCTGTCCTCCTTAGAAGGCCTTCACTGTTCTAAAATTATAAACAAGTAATCCATGCTTCCTTCTACAACTTCTACAAttttatttgctatctgtatTGTAATTTCTCTGGAGTTTCACTATAAGGAATGAACCAAAGTTAAGAGCTTGCCTAGAAACTGACTGCTGAGCTTACTTTTCATCACGGGTTAGCATAATCTAAATACTCACAGGCAAGTACGTTGATTTCTGCACTCCATTCCATTCTGCAGTGGCCTAGGATTTCTTCTCTAGTACCAACCGGTTTTAATCTACCGTAGCATCAGAAAAGATTTCATTATCTAGTAGGACTTTCCTTTTTACTCTTATCAGAAGTACCAGTTTTCCTGGCTCTCATTTTTCTAGGCAAactttagtgtatttttgtcataTTCTTCCCAAAAatctttttggtattttatagCAGAAATGACTTTATAGACAAATTTAAGGAACTGTCACTTTATTAAAACTGAATCTTACTATACAAGGATGTGGTATCTTcctatttacttgtttgtttttacagaCCTTGGTAACATTTAGAATTTCTTTCATACAGACCTTGAATATTTCTTATGTCTAGATTTTTTCCTTTACAGTCCTTATTACGAGTAGGTTGTCTCCCTCCAATTAATTTTCTAACTGCTTTCTGTCTGCGTATGAAAAAGCTACCAATTCCTATGCATTAAGGTTAGAAACAGCCAACTTACAAAGCCCTGTGTTTCTCAGATCTTTGGTGGACTTATTTGTTTCTGCTATATAAAGTATCACAAATAATTTTGCCTTCTCCTTTATAGTATGTATCTTTCTTCCTTCTATCTTATTGGATTAAGAAATTCTTCCTGAACAAAGTTAAATTATGGTAATAGTGAACATTCTTATATTGTTCTTGACATTTGTGAAAACTCTGCTAGGGATTAACTGTCAAGCATGACATTGGCTTTTGGTTTGAGAAACAGGAAGTTCCTGTCATGTGAGTGCTCATAATCCAAGTCCTAGCAGTTTCAAGTTTACACCAGGAGACAAACCATCATGACACCAAAATACTCACTGATCAAATGGCCCATATAAAATTTGTTCCCACTCAAGTAACCTTCCCTGTTGGCATCGATCCCTGCCCATCTTAGGACTGTGCTGCAAACATGAAGTGAAGCGTGCCTCCCCTGTGCTGGCATATAATCTCATCTGACGAATTACAGTATAATCTCCAAAATTTCATTCTGCATTCATCCTAAGAATTAGAATATCTGCAGTTATAAGTTAGGCCCCTACCCCCTGCTTATTTACTAGGAAATTGTTTCCCATTAGAAATAGATTTCATTTTCCTGGGACTAATGATCAACTGATAATAAGGGCCTTTTATTACAGTTTTCAAACATGGGAAGGGACTACGTATTTATTCCTGTTTTACTACCACCTCCACCCCTTCCCACTACCACTAAATCAGGAATCTATCCTTGGTCAGATGCTTTTAGAAAGCTACTGAGAAGACTGTATGGATACTAGAGATAGAGCCAGAGTAACATTTGACAGACACAGCTAATTGACTGGGTTCAACTTCTGGCTCCCCCACATAGTTATGGTGTGACCTTCACCAAGTTACTCAATGGcgtagtttcctcatttataaaataaggatgttgtggggggagggtatagctcaagtggcagagcacatgcttagtatgcatgaggtcctgggttcaatacccaggtACTTCCATTGAAAAcactaaaataaagaaataaacccaattacctaccccttgcaaaaaaaaattttttttaaataacgaTGTTACCTACCTCATACACCAGCCTCATACATGTAAAGCACCCAGGAGAGCAGTCTAGAGCAGTCGGTGGCTCAGCAAGGATGAACTATTACTACTGTTCTTTTTGGATGTATTTATTTCACATATACATTTGCAAATTTCTTGGTACCTACTCACCCTTGCAATACAGGGATGAATCCTACTTGGCCACAGTGAAATACCCCTTTAATGTATCACTGAAtacagtttgctaatattttattctttaatttcacaTCACTACTCATAACACACCAAGTTTTCAATTTCAGCACTACCTTCACATCACTTTCAGGTGTCAATGTTCCACTGGCTTTGTACAAGGAAtctctcatttttccttctttatttaacAATTTAAATCTTAccaaaattatctttttcttGAAAGTTAAAAGAATTCACCTGAAACACCATGTGGACCTGGTGTTCTGGGGGATGGCAGCTTTTTGATAACTTTCtcaatttcttccattttcactTGTCTGTTAGGTTCTCTTCTGCAGTCAATTTTGACAACtggatttccttaaaaaaaaaaaaaagtcttataaaGCACTTGCTGCTTAAAATATACTTCTAATTTTGTGTGTTTACATTCTCTTTTCTTGAGCAGGGTCACCAGTTTACCTAATTGACATTCCTCCCAACCCAGCGAAGAATCAGCTCTTGAATTTAccaattttactgttttttagtttttaaatttgtttttcctctttattaTCTCATTTCTCCTGCTTTGTCTAGGTTGCATTTCTTCCAATTTCTTGAAGAGaaaattcttatttattctttgtttcaTAATTTGAGTGTTTAAGTCTATGTATTTTCCTTTAAGCAAAACTTTCACTATTACCTTTTAAGAAATTCTATGGAGAATTTTGGTCTAACTGGCGGTCACCTCACTATCTGTACCATCTCCTGTGCCCTTGCCACAGTGGCTCTGATTTGGGATGACCTGTACCCTTTCCAGAGTCCAGGCCTGCTTGGGCTTCACACATCACATTTCTTTAATGAATGCTTAGGAGCAGAGCACCTTTCTCGTGGCCCACAGGAAAGATCCTACAGGGATGGATTCTGATATTCGACAACTATCCTCTAGCCTCAAAAGGTTCAATGATAAATACACCCTGAAGCTGACCATTGTTGGTGGGAGGACAAGGCAGCAGCAGGCAGCTGGGTGCACAAAGTCCACTGCTAAGTTTTTTGACCACAGTGGGAGGCTGGTCATGGATACATACGAGCCTGAAGTATCCATGCCCCACAACAG encodes:
- the SLC25A51 gene encoding mitochondrial nicotinamide adenine dinucleotide transporter SLC25A51, whose protein sequence is MMDSEAHEKRPPILASSKQDISPHIANVSEVKHYLCGCCAAFNNVAITFPIQKVLFRQQLYGIKTRDAVLQLRRDGFRNLYRGILPPLMQKTTTLALMFGLYEDLSCLLRKHVSTPEFATRSMAAALAGTTEAIFTPLERVQTLLQDHKHHDKFTNTYQAFKALKCHGIREYYRGLVPILFRNGFSNVLFFGLRGPIKEHLPTATTHSAHLVNDFICGGLLGAMLGILFFPVNVVKTRMQSQIGGEFQSFPKVFQKIWLERDRKLTNLFRGAHLNYHRSLISWGIINATYEFLLKII